In Pseudomonas sp. LRP2-20, the genomic window CCCTGTGGAAGCGCGACCTCAAATGGCTGGCCAGGTTGGTGTCGAACTTCGGCCGCTGGCTGACCGGTATCGAGATCCATCCCGGTGCGACCATCGGTCGGCGCTTTTTCATCGACCACGGCATGGGCATCGTCATCGGTGAAACCGCCGAGATCGGAGATGATGTCACCCTTTACCAGGGAGTGACGCTGGGGGGCACCAGCTGGAACAAAGGCAAGCGCCACCCGACCCTGGAAAACGGTGTGGTGGTAGGGGCGGGCGCCAAGGTGCTCGGCCCGTTCACGGTCGGTGCCGGGGCCAAGATCGGTTCCAACGCGGTGGTGACCAAGGCGGTGCCGGCGGGTGCCACTGCGGTTGGCATCCCGGGGCGGATCATCGTCAAGAGCGAAGACAGTGAAATCGAGGCCAAGCGCAAGGCCATGGCCGAAAAGATCGGCTTCGATGCCTACGGCGTCAGCGGCGACATGCCAGACCCGGTGGCTCGCGCCATCGGGCAGATGCTCGACCACCTGCAGGCCGTCGACGAGCGCCTGGAGGGCATGTGCGGCGCGCTGACCAAGATGGGCAGTGACTATTGTGCCAAGGAGTTGCCGAAGCTGCCGGAAGATGACTTCGCGGTCGAAACCCAGGCTGCCCAGCGCGACACTCAGTCGCATTGATTGCGTCGCGGTGAAGTCACTCTGACATATGGGGCGTGTGCTCACGCCCCTTTGCTGCTACACTCGCGGCCGCCTCCCAGTTGCAAACCCGACTAAAGCAGTAGGTCTAATAGTTGACTTAAATGCTCGGGAATCGCATACTCGCACACATCCCGTAACTCCCGTGGTACCCATTAGCCATGCGACTGACTACCAAAGGCCGATACGCCGTGACTGCCATGCTCGACCTGGCACTGCACGCGCAGCATGGGCCGGTGTCTTTGGCCGACATTTCCGAGCGCC contains:
- the cysE gene encoding serine O-acetyltransferase, which translates into the protein MFERLREDIQSVFHRDPAARNAFEVLTCYPGMHAIWLHRLGNALWKRDLKWLARLVSNFGRWLTGIEIHPGATIGRRFFIDHGMGIVIGETAEIGDDVTLYQGVTLGGTSWNKGKRHPTLENGVVVGAGAKVLGPFTVGAGAKIGSNAVVTKAVPAGATAVGIPGRIIVKSEDSEIEAKRKAMAEKIGFDAYGVSGDMPDPVARAIGQMLDHLQAVDERLEGMCGALTKMGSDYCAKELPKLPEDDFAVETQAAQRDTQSH